In Caproiciproducens sp. NJN-50, the following are encoded in one genomic region:
- the ligD gene encoding DNA ligase D: protein MSPGLNEYNRKRNFENTEEPEGREEKSENRLRFVVQHHIARRDHFDFRLEWNGSLLSWAVPKGPSLDTRDKRLAVRVEDHPLDYRNFEGTIPKGEYGGGVVMLWDEGFWEPFTEVDQGLRQGSLKFILKGRRLRGNWALVRMKAKAGEEAKNWLLLKERDDYAKAGDSIAEFTTSVRTGRTMEEIEAGADEKITRNPFDRTGIQLAKLAAAVPDGSGWLYELKYDGYRILSFLEGGGARLITRNGNDYAERFQDVADSLTGWAAGRSMVLDGEMVVTDAQGRTDFQALQNYMRNPVGKNLAYIVFDLLALNGEDLRGRPLIDRKETLEALMKGAPGNLCYSQHVVGKGVESFSAACQANLEGIVGKKADSVYSGTRNGDWIKLKCGKRQEFVIGGYTLSDKKASGVSSLLLGVYEENELVYAGRAGTGLTAHDMEELRQKFESIRREDAPFKQAPEARSNEKITWLEPVLVAEIKFAEWTNENLLRQASYKGLRTDKSPGEVKREDAANEKQADQDLPPAEEPEVQMETNSGMTVEGIKITHPDKLVFADPEVKKADVVRYYAKATERMLPYAGNRILSIVRCPKGISSSCFYQKHPGPDHKGVVTIPVVNNDGQKEDYFYIENAAGLISEVQMGTLEFHAWGSRIETLEKPDLMVFDLDPDEGMDLERVRQGVKEIKSVLEQLSLTSYLKTSGGKGYHVVVPFQPSADWDLFHDFARRVAEVMEQRWPDRYTSNIRKEKRKNRIFIDWIRNGRGATSVAPYSLRARAGARVSMPIAWEELDTVAPNGIGMTDALARMEKSDPWKDFFEIRQKLK, encoded by the coding sequence ATGTCGCCCGGTCTGAATGAATACAACCGAAAAAGAAATTTTGAAAACACGGAAGAGCCGGAAGGCCGAGAGGAAAAGTCTGAAAACCGCCTGAGGTTTGTCGTCCAGCACCATATCGCCCGCAGGGATCACTTTGACTTCCGGCTCGAATGGAACGGTTCTCTTTTAAGCTGGGCGGTACCCAAGGGACCCTCCCTTGACACCCGTGACAAAAGGCTCGCCGTACGGGTGGAGGATCATCCGCTCGATTACAGGAATTTCGAGGGAACGATTCCCAAAGGGGAATATGGAGGCGGAGTCGTGATGCTCTGGGACGAGGGCTTCTGGGAACCTTTCACCGAGGTGGATCAGGGGCTTCGTCAGGGTTCGTTAAAATTTATCCTGAAGGGAAGGCGGCTCAGAGGAAATTGGGCTCTGGTCCGAATGAAGGCCAAAGCCGGTGAAGAGGCGAAAAACTGGCTTTTACTGAAGGAGCGGGACGATTACGCCAAAGCCGGCGACAGTATCGCCGAATTCACAACCAGCGTTCGCACCGGACGCACCATGGAGGAAATTGAAGCGGGGGCGGATGAAAAAATCACGCGAAATCCCTTCGACAGAACCGGCATACAGCTCGCCAAGCTCGCCGCCGCGGTTCCCGACGGCAGCGGCTGGCTGTATGAACTGAAATACGACGGTTACCGGATCCTCTCCTTTCTGGAGGGGGGCGGTGCCCGCCTCATCACCAGAAACGGCAACGATTACGCCGAGCGGTTTCAGGACGTCGCCGACTCCCTGACCGGCTGGGCCGCAGGAAGATCCATGGTTCTGGACGGCGAGATGGTCGTCACCGATGCACAGGGAAGGACGGATTTCCAGGCTCTGCAAAACTATATGAGAAATCCTGTGGGGAAAAACCTCGCTTACATCGTTTTCGATCTCCTTGCCCTGAATGGGGAGGATCTGAGAGGACGCCCCCTGATCGACCGGAAAGAGACATTGGAAGCCTTGATGAAAGGCGCTCCCGGAAATCTTTGCTACAGCCAACACGTCGTGGGAAAGGGAGTGGAAAGCTTCTCCGCCGCCTGCCAGGCGAACCTGGAAGGAATCGTCGGCAAAAAGGCCGATTCCGTTTACAGCGGAACGAGAAACGGAGACTGGATCAAGCTAAAATGCGGCAAGCGGCAGGAATTCGTCATCGGGGGATACACGCTGTCCGATAAAAAAGCGAGCGGGGTCAGTTCCCTTCTCCTCGGCGTCTATGAAGAAAACGAACTCGTCTATGCCGGGCGGGCCGGAACGGGCCTGACCGCTCACGACATGGAGGAACTCAGGCAAAAATTTGAAAGCATCCGGAGAGAAGACGCTCCTTTCAAACAGGCGCCGGAAGCGAGATCGAACGAGAAAATCACATGGCTTGAACCCGTACTGGTCGCGGAAATCAAATTTGCCGAATGGACCAATGAGAATCTGCTTCGGCAGGCAAGTTATAAAGGGCTGCGTACGGACAAGAGCCCCGGGGAAGTAAAAAGAGAGGATGCGGCCAATGAGAAACAGGCGGATCAGGATCTGCCGCCCGCCGAGGAGCCGGAGGTGCAAATGGAAACAAACAGCGGCATGACGGTCGAGGGAATCAAAATAACCCATCCCGACAAATTGGTTTTTGCGGATCCCGAAGTGAAAAAAGCGGATGTGGTCCGGTACTACGCTAAAGCGACGGAGCGAATGCTGCCCTACGCGGGAAACCGGATTCTCAGCATCGTACGCTGTCCCAAGGGAATCTCCTCCTCCTGCTTTTATCAGAAGCATCCCGGCCCGGATCACAAGGGCGTCGTCACGATTCCGGTCGTGAACAACGACGGGCAAAAGGAGGACTACTTTTATATTGAGAACGCTGCCGGGCTGATTTCCGAAGTCCAGATGGGCACGCTGGAATTTCACGCCTGGGGAAGCCGGATCGAAACGCTGGAAAAGCCGGATCTGATGGTTTTTGACCTGGACCCGGACGAGGGAATGGATCTGGAGCGGGTGCGCCAAGGCGTCAAAGAGATCAAGAGCGTCCTGGAACAGCTCTCTTTGACCTCGTATCTCAAGACCAGCGGAGGCAAAGGGTATCATGTGGTCGTGCCTTTCCAGCCGTCCGCCGATTGGGACCTGTTTCACGATTTTGCAAGACGGGTCGCCGAAGTCATGGAGCAGCGGTGGCCCGACCGCTATACGAGCAACATCAGAAAAGAAAAACGGAAAAACAGGATTTTCATTGATTGGATCCGGAACGGAAGGGGAGCCACAAGCGTCGCCCCCTATTCCCTGAGGGCGAGAGCGGGAGCCAGGGTTTCCATGCCTATTGCCTGGGAAGAACTCGACACGGTCGCCCCCAACGGAATCGGCATGACGGACGCGCTCGCAAGAATGGAGAAAAGCGATCCGTGGAAGGATTTTTTTGAAATCAGGCAAAAGCTGAAATAA
- the ku gene encoding non-homologous end joining protein Ku, whose protein sequence is MPAAAHRSVISFGLVAIPVSMYTSTQDNDIHFNQLHKEDQSRVRYRKVCAHCGKELKSEDIIKGYEYDKDRYVVVTEDEIEKIKTEKEKSIQILHFAQLNQISPVYYDKTYQAVPEAGGEKAFELLRSALMKEQKIAIGKTVMGTKDTLMAIIPRENGMLISTMYYQDDVRDLQKSYQIPQLSEQELKMAQVLINSMDTPFDPALYKDEYQGKLRELIEAKIAGKDVAAAVPEQAGNVINLMDALKASIERQSEGKAKDENKPVSPKTNKEKGA, encoded by the coding sequence ATGCCGGCAGCAGCTCATCGGTCCGTTATTTCGTTTGGACTCGTCGCGATTCCCGTGTCCATGTACACGTCAACCCAGGACAATGATATTCATTTTAATCAACTGCACAAAGAAGACCAAAGCCGGGTGCGGTACAGAAAGGTCTGCGCCCATTGCGGAAAAGAGCTGAAAAGCGAGGACATTATCAAGGGCTACGAGTATGATAAGGACCGTTATGTCGTCGTGACGGAGGATGAAATTGAAAAAATTAAAACTGAAAAGGAAAAATCAATCCAGATCCTGCATTTCGCACAGCTGAATCAGATTTCACCGGTCTACTATGACAAGACCTATCAGGCCGTTCCAGAAGCGGGAGGGGAAAAAGCGTTTGAACTTCTCCGATCCGCACTGATGAAAGAGCAGAAAATCGCGATCGGCAAGACCGTCATGGGGACGAAGGACACATTGATGGCGATTATTCCGCGTGAGAACGGAATGCTGATCTCGACCATGTATTATCAGGATGACGTCAGGGATCTCCAGAAATCCTATCAAATCCCTCAACTGTCGGAACAGGAACTGAAAATGGCGCAGGTTTTGATTAACTCCATGGATACACCCTTTGACCCGGCTCTATATAAAGACGAATATCAGGGCAAACTCAGGGAGCTTATCGAAGCTAAAATAGCCGGAAAGGATGTCGCCGCGGCCGTGCCGGAGCAGGCCGGAAATGTCATCAATCTGATGGATGCCCTGAAAGCGAGCATTGAAAGGCAGAGTGAAGGGAAAGCAAAAGATGAGAATAAACCTGTTTCCCCAAAAACAAACAAAGAGAAAGGTGCGTGA